In Candidatus Manganitrophus morganii, the genomic window TCCCGCCCCCGCGCGGCTGACGACCAGATCGGCTTCTGAGTAGACGGCGGCCATGTCGTGGATGAACGGCTCGACGCGGGCCGAGAGTCCGGAGCGCTCGTAAGCTTCCTTAACCTCTTCCCAATCACGTTTGCCGGTCTGATGGATGATCTGAAACGATCCTTTTTCTTGCCCCAAATGAGGAAGGGCCGCGACCATCGCCCGGTTGATCGATTGCGCCCCCTGGCTCCCCCCCAGGATCAGGAGGGTCTTCTTGTCGGACCGGGTGGTCGATTTTGATTGAACGATCTCCGGCCGGACCGGAACACCGGCGCGCAGAAAGCGGTTTGTCCGAAGATAGGCGCGCGTCTCCTCAAAGGCGATCACCGCCAGATCGACCCAGGGGGCAACCAGCTTATTGGCCAACCCCGGCACCAAGTTCGGCTCTAAGATGACCCGTTTGATCTTCAGCAAGACCGCCGCCAGCAAGACCGGCCCCGCGGCATACCCGCCGATCCCGATGACCAATTGCGGAGAGAAATCCCTCAGAATCGAAATCGACTGGATTAACCCCACCGGTACAAGGAAAAGGGATTTGAGCCGGCCGGTAATCCCTTTTCCGACGAATCCCTTCGCCGAAATCGCGGCAAATAAGAATCCTTTCTCGGGAAGGAGCTTCGCTTCCATCCCCTGCGCGGTTCCGACAAAGAGAACCTTGGCGTTCGACTCAATCTTCTGAAAGGTCTGCGCCAGGGCGATCCCCGGGTAGAGATGGCCGCCGGTTCCTCCCCCCGCAATCACCACCCTCATGCCCGTCCCCCTTCCGCTGCAAGTCCTCTCGCGCCGGTCCTCGCCCGATAAGGGGCGGCGCTCCGCGAAACATTGTAGAGGAGCCCCATCGCCACCCAGTTCATTAAAAGAGAAGAACCGCCATAACTCACGAAGGGAAGGGCCAATCCCTTGGTCGGGAGAAGCCCGGTCACCACCCCCATGTTCATCAGCGCCGGCAGGGTCATCATCAGGGTTGTTCCCATCGCCAGCATCCGGTGGAAGGGATCTTCGACCGACCAGGCGATCCGGGTTCCTTTCCACAAAAGAAAGACATAGAGAAGGAGAAGCGAGAGGGTTCCGATCAACCCCAGCTCCTCCCCGATCAGGGCGAAGATAAAATCGGTGTGCGGTTCGGGAAGAAAGAAGAGCTTCTGCCGCCCCTCCCCCAATCCGTTCCCGAAGATCCCGCCGCTTCCCAACGCGAGGTACGATTGGATCATCTGGAAGCCGCTCGCCGACGGATCGCTCCAGGGATTCAGATACGACATCACCCGCTCCCGCCGATAAGGGGTCTTGAAAATCCAGTAGAGGACCAGTGGAATCATCAGCAGCCCCAGCGACGCCAGGTGTTTGAACGACACCCCGCCTAGAAAGAGGAGGAGCGTCGCGAGAGCGAGGATCGTCACGGTCATTCCGAGATCGGGCTCCACCAAAATCAAGGCAACCTGTAGACCGATGACGACCAGCGCCGGCGCCAGCCCCTCTAAGAAATCGCGAATCCGATCCCCCTTCTTGACCACATAGTGACTCAGATAAATGACGGTGAAGAGCTTGGCCGCCTCGGAAGGCTGAAAAGCGGCCGGCCCCAGCCGGATCCATCTGCGGGAGCCGTTGACTTCAGACCCGATCCCGGGGAGAAGCACCGCAATCAGCAAGGCGAAAACAACAATGGTCATCGGAGCGACCCAATCCCGTAGATGATCGAGCGGGATGCGTGAAACGATTAAGAAAGAAAAAAAGGCAATCCCCATCCAAAGGAATTGTCTCTTCAGGAAAAAGGCGGAGTCTTGATAGTTTTTCCCCGCCAGAATACCGCTGGCGCTGTAGATCATCACCAACCCAACAACGCCTAAGAAAAGGGCAATCATCAGCAGAAGGCGGTCGCCGGGGGTGCGGCGCCTCCGCACGGCTTTCAGATTCCTTTCAGATTGCGGAATAGAGGCGAAAAGAGAATGACTTTCTATGTCCGCTCTTTTTCTTGCACTCACGACGGCAGTCCCTCCACCGCTTGCCTGAAGACCTCGCCCCGATGCCGATAGTCCCGGAACATGTCAAAACTCGCGCAGCCGGGGGAGAGAAGGACGATTTCGCCCGCCGCCGCGGAGGCGGCGGCCCGCTCGACCGCCTGCTCCATCGACCCGGCCCGTTCCACCGCGGGATGATCCGAAAAACAGCGGGCGATCTTCTCCTGCGCCTCTCCCAGCAAGATCAGCCGCTTCACCTTCTTTAACATCAACTCCCGCATCGGGGTGAAGTCGCTCTCCTTGTCCTTCCCCCCGGCGATCAGGATCACCGGAACGGTCAATCCCTCGATCGATTTGATCACCGCCCCGACGTTCGTCCCCTTCGAATCATTGATGTATTTGACCCCGCGCACCTCCCGGACCAGTTCCATTCGATGCGGAAGTCCCTTAAAATTCATCAGCGCCTGTCGAATCCCCTCGGGGGAGCAACCGCAGAGAAGGGTGACGGCAATGGCGGCCATGGCGTTCTCGATATTGTGAGACCCTTTGATCTTCAGGGACTCCACCCGAATCACCGGATCGGGCTCTCCCCAGAGGTTGGAGACGATCTCCCCCTCCCGCCAATGAAGATAGACCCCCCGCTTCGGGATCACCAGCCGGCTGAAAGAGACCGCCGAACCGCTCAACGTCGGCGGCATCGTGGCCGGATCATCTTGATTGAGGACCGCATAATCCCCCTCCGATTGATTCTCGAAGAGCCGCCACTTCGCCGCCTGGTACGACTGAAAGTCGGGATAACGGTCGAGGTGATCGGGGGTGACGTTCAACAGGGCGGCGATCCGGGGCCGGAAGGTTTGGATCGTCTCCAACTGAAAAGAGCTCAACTCCGCCACGATGAAATCCCACGTTCCGGCGACCGCCTCCGACAGCGGCGTTCCCAGATTCCCGCCGACGAAAACCTTCCACCCCCATCCCTTGAGGATCTCTCCGACGAGGGTGGTGGTGGTGCTCTTTCCGTTCGTCCCGGTGATCGCAATGATCGGCGCCGAGAGGGCCGAAAGGAAGGTCGAGGCAAGCTCAATCTCCCCGATGACCGGGACGCGGCGCGCCTGGAGTTCCTTTAACGGGAGGGTTTTCAATGGAACCCCGGGGCTCAGAACAACCAACTCGGAGGAGAGGAGATCTTCCTCGCGTCGGCCGCCGAGGCGGAAGTGGAGAGAGCCGGCCTCCCGGCCTCCCTGGGAGAGAGAGGAGAGAGAAGACGGGACCGCTTTTTGACGATCGTCGACGACGAGCACGTCGGCCCCCTCGCGGACCAAAAGAGAGGCGGCGGCCATTCCGCTGGCTCCCATCCCGACGACTGTGACCCGCTTTCCTTTAAATGACTCCTTCAATGCAACCCCGTTACGCGTCATCACTCGTTCCGTCCGCCGAAGGCCGATCGCCGAGAAAATAGAGCGGCCGCTCGAAGAGGGGATACTACCTCAGCTTGAGGGTACTTAAACTCAACAAGGCTAAAATGATCGAGACGATCCAAAACCGGACGACGATCTTCGGCTCCTTCCACCCCTTCAGCTCGAAGTGATGGTGAATCGGCGCCATCAGAAAGACCCGCTTCCCGCTCGATTTGAATGACGCGACCTGGAAGATCACCGAAAGCGCCTCCATGACAAAGATGCCGCCGACCAGCGCAAGCAGCAGCTCGTGCTTCGAAATCACCGCCACCGTCCCCAGCGCGCCGCCGAGGGGGAGCGAGCCGACGTCCCCCATAAAAATTGACGCCGGATAGGCGTTGTACCAGAGAAAGCCGAGGCTCGCCCCGATCATCGCGCCGCAGAAGACCGACAGCTCCCCCGCCCCCTCGATGTATGGAATCAGAAGATACTCCGAAAAGGTCTTGTGGCCGGTCACATAGGCGACAATCGTGTACGCGACCGCCGTCACCGTAATCGGCCCGATCACCAGCCCGTCCAAACCGTCGGTCAGGTTCACCGCGTTCGAGGCCCCGACGATCACCAAGATCGCGAAGGGAATGTAGAGCGCCCCCAGATCGGGGGTGATATTCTTGAAAAAGGGAACCGAGAGAATCGGGGAGTAGGCGGCGGAGCGATAAACCCCCAGGGCGATAATCAGCGCGACCAGGATCTGCAAGCTGAATTTGTAGCGGGGAAGGAGCCCCTTGGTGTTTTTTCGAATACATTTCAGATAGTCATCCATAAACCCGATGGCGCCGAACCCCATCGTTGCAGTCAGCACCAGCCAAACATATCGATTCGTCAGATCGGCCCAGAGAAGCGTCGAACCGACCATCGCGATGAGGATCAGGATCCCTCCCATCGTCGGGGTCCCCGATTTGCTCATGTGCGATTTCGGCCCGTCGCTCCGGATCTGCTGGCCGATTTGATACCGGCGTAGAAACTCGGTGACCACCTCCCCGATCAGAAACGAAATCACCAAGGCGGTCACGATGGCATAAATCGTCCGGAAAGTGATGTATCGAAAAACGTTAAAGAACGAATAGGTCGTATGGAGCGGATAGAGGAGATGATAGAGCATTAACCTTTTCCCCTCTCCTGAGGGAGGGTCTCCGCCCGCTTTCCCCGATCCGATCGCTCGACCCCGAGCCACGCCAGGACCGTTTCCATCCGCATTCCGCGCGATCCTTTAATCAACAACACATCCCCTTTCCGAACAGAAGACAAAAACACTTTTTGAAGCGACGGAAGATCGGCATGCGCCGAAATCTTCTCGCCGGCCATTCCCGCCTGACTCGCCCCCTCCGCCATCGCCCCGGCCCATCGACCGACGGCGATCAACAGATCGATCCCGTTTTGTGCCGCCGCCTCTCCGATCCCTCGGTGGGCCGCCTCTGAAAAGGTTCCCAGCTCGAGCATGTCGCCAAGCAGCGCAATCTTCCGGGAGGAACCCCCCACCCGCCTCGGAAAGGCGGCGAGCATTTCGATGGCCGCCTTCATCGAGGCCGGATTGGCATTATAAGCATCAAGGAGGATCGTTTTTCCCTCCACCTCCAGCACCTCCGCCCGGAGCGCCACCGGCCGAAAGGCGGCGAGCCCCTCGCGAATCTCCTCCAGCCGGTACCCCAACGCGCAGGCGACCGCGGCCGCGCCGAGCGCGTTCGCCACCTGATGCCGCCCCGAGGTCGCCAGATGAATTCTCCCCGCCTCCCCGGTCCGGCGAAGCGTCAGGAGAAAACCGATTTCCGCCCCCTCGGGCCGGATCTCGGTCGCCGTCACATCGGCCGGCGCATCGAGCGCAAAGGTCCATTTCCGGGTGGGCGCTTTATTCCCCAGGCTATTAGAGAGCCGATTCTCCCAGGGAGCCAGATGCGGATCGTTGAGGTTGATGATCGCTGTGCCGTCGGGACGAACCGCTTCGAACAACGATCCCTTCTCCTCGGCCACCCCTTCGATGCTTCCCAGGAACTCCAGGTGGGCCGGGCCGATGTTGGTAATCAAACCGACGGTCGGCCGAGCGATCTCGCAGAGGCGCCGCATCTCCCCCTTGAGGCTGATTCCGATCTCCAGGACCGCCGCCCGATGGCTTGCGTCGAGACGAAGAAGGGAAAGGGGAAGACCGAGGTGATTGTTGAGATTCCCTTCCGTCTTTAAGACCGGCCCTCTCCGGGAGAGGATGGCGGCAATCATCTCTTTCGTCGTCGTCTTCCCGTTGCTCCCCGTCACCCCGATCAACGGAACGTCGAATCGCATCCGGTGCCAGGTCGCCAACGCCTGAAGCGCCGTAAGGGGATCATCTACCAGGGTCAAAAAATGGCGATCGAGAAGCGGCCGCCAAGCCACTTCCCGAGCCTGAAATTCGGGGCGTGAAACAATGGCGCCCGAGGCCCCCTGCTCCAACGCCTGCGCCACAAAGTCATGTCCGTCGAACCGCGGCCCTTTGACGGCAACAAAAAGGTCGCCCGGACGGAGCGTGCGGGTATCGATTGAGACGCCGGTCACCTCCACCGAGGCGTTCCCCCGCCGCTCGCCGCCGCTTCCAATCGTAATTTCCTCAACGCTCCACACGACCTGCTCCTGAACCTTCATTCTCGTCCCACCCTGGCGGTCAGCGCGGTCCGGGCGACTTCTCGATCGTCAATACGAAGGCGCTCACTCCCGATGATCTGATAATCTTCGTGGCCCTTTCCGGCGATCACGACCGCGTCCCCCTCGGCGGCGAGACGGACAGCCCGCTCGATCGCCTCGCGCCGATCGGGAATAACCTGATACTCCACAGAGGAGTCGGCCGATCGAAGCCCGGCCTCGATTTCTTGAATGATCGCCATCGGCGGCTCGCTCCTCGGATTGTCGGAGGTCAGCACCGTCACATCGCTGTGGCGGGCCGAAACCGCCCCCATCTTCGGCCGCTTTCCCCGATCGCGGTCGCCGCCGCAGCCGAAAACAGTGATGATCCGGCGGGGCTGCAGGTCCGACACCGCCTGGAGCAGTCGATCGAGCGCATCTTCGGTGTGCGCATAATCGACAATGACCAGAAACGGCTGGCCGGCGTCGATTTTCTCGAACCGCCCCGGCACCCCGGCCATCACCGCCACACCGGCGATGATCGACTCTTTTGACAATTCCAACGCCGCCCCCGCCCCGATCGCCGCCAACAGGTTATAGACGTTATAGCGCCCGACGAGAGGAGATCGGATTTCCATTTCTCCCATCGGGCTTGCCACCGTCATCCTGATTCCCCCCGGACCGATCTCCATCGACTTCGGATAGAATTGGCCTCGCTCGGAGATCCCGTAGCCCCAACACCGGCCCGGGATCTCTTCCCGGATTCTCCTTCCCCAAGGATCATCGAGGTTCACCAGCGTCGTCCCGGCTTGATCGAAGAGCTTTCGCTTCGCAGCGAAATAGGCCTCGATCGTTCCGTGGTAATCGAGGTGGTCCTGGGTCAGGTTCGTAAAGATCGCCGTGTCGAACCAACATCCCTCCACCCGTCCTTGGTCGAGCGCGTGAGAGGAAACTTCCATGACCGCATGGGTCGCGCCGGCCCCTCTCATCTCCGCAAAAAGCGCCTGTAGCTCCATCGGCCCGGGGGTGGTATGCGTTGCCGGCCGGACGGCATTCCCCAAGTCGAACCGGACCGTTCCGATCAGTCCCGTGTTGAAACCGGCCGTTCTCAAAAGCGCCTGGATCAGGAAAGTCGTCGTCGTCTTTCCATTGGTGCCGGTCACCCCGATAAGATGAAGACCATCGGTCGGATTCCCATAAAAATAAGAGGAAAGATGAGCGAGCGCTTGCCGGGCATCGGACACCTGAATATAAGTGATCGGGCGATCTTCCTTCCGAGATGTCGCGTTAAGGGTGCTCGCCGGGGTAGTCACCGGCCCCTCCGCGACAACGACGGTCGCACCGTGCTCAATCGCTTCCGAAATAAACCGGCGGCCGTCCTGCTTTGACCCGGCCACAGCGACGAAAAGCCCCCCCGGCGCGACATTCCTTGAATCGGACGCGATCGACCCGATCTCCAGATCGGTTTTCCCGGAGACCGCCACGGTCGAAAAAAGGGTCAACCAGTCATTCAGCTTCAAACACGTTCCTCGGCGCGCGACGTGTCCCCAGACCGCTCGACGCGACCGCATCGGATACCTTCACGGCCGAGGCGGTTCCCCGCACCTTCGGAGCGCTTCGCGCTTTCAGTGAAGCGGTCAAGACCTGCTCGTTCAGCGACGGCTGCGGCGGAACCTTCAGATAGTGGAGAACCTCCCGGCCGATCGTGGAAAAAACCGGCGCGGCGACCGTCCCCCCCCATCCCTCCCCTTCCGGCTCATCGATCATCACAAGAATCGCCACGGCCGGATCTTCCGCCGGCGCAAAGCCGACGAAGGAGCTGACAAAAGCATGCCGGGAGTAGCGGCCCGTCGCGGGATCGATCTTTTGCGCCGTGCCTGTTTTTCCCGCAACCGAATATCCCGGAATCGCCGCCAGCAGCCCTGTTCCTGATTTCGAAACAACCCCTTCGAGAATTCGAACCATCTCCTGGGCCGTCCCCTCCGAAACCGCCCGCCGGCGGACCTGAGGCGACGACTCCCTGACCACTCTTCCCTCGCCGCCGACGCGCTGAAGATCGATCTCCTTGACCTGCCGGATCAGATGCGGGGTCATCAACCACCCTCCGTTCGCAATGGCAGAGACCGCGGTGATCACCTGCAGCGGGGTGACGCCGATCTCCTGACCGATCGAGATCGAAGCGAGAGAGCGCTTTGACCACTGCTTCGGGTCCCGGACCAGGCCGGGCATCTCCCCGAGCAGATCGATTCCGAGACGCTCTCCAAACCCGAAGGCGCGGATGTAGTCGGACATCCGTTTCTCGCCGAGACGCTGCGCCACCTTCGCCGTCCCGATGTTGCTCGACTTCGCGATGACCTGGTGAAAAGGAACCACGCCGACCGGGTCGTGATCATTCATCACCGTTCCGAAGATTCGATAGGATCCCTCCTCGCAGTCGATCATCTCGTTCGGATCGACCACCTTCTCTTCGAGCGCCGCGGCGGCGGTCACAATTTTAAAGGTAGAGCCCGGCTCATAGGCGTCGGTGATCGCCCGGTTGCGCCACTCGGAGGGTTGATGCGTTCGGACCGTATTGGGATTGAAGCGCGGCCGGACCGCCATTGCCAAGATCTCCCCGCTCCAGGGATCCATCACGATGATCGTTCCCCCCTTGGCGCGCGTCTGATCGACCACCCGGTCGAGTTCCCGCTCGCTGATATGCTGAATCACTTCATCAACCGTAAGGTAGAGATCTTTGCCGCGAGAGGGGGCGATATAATTCAGATCTTTCGGGAAGATCGATTTTCCGTGGGCATCTCTCTCCAAGACCAGCCATCCCTTTTCTCCCCGAAGGGTGGTGTCATATTTCAGCTCGATCCCCTCCAGGCCGCGGTTGTCGAGACCGGCGAATCCCAAGAGATGGCCGAAGAGGGCCCGCTTCGGATAAAAGCGCTGGCTCTCCATGACGAATCCGATTCCGTCCAATTGAAGACGCCGGATCTCCTCCGCCTTCGCCGGATCGATTTTCCGGGCCAGCCAAACGAAGCTCTTTCCATCGTCCAATTTTTTCGCCAGGTTTTTCGGGTCGATCTTTAAAATCGGCCCCAGCTTTCGGGAAACCGCCGCGGAATTCCGGATCTCTCCCGGAACGGCATAAACCGACGGAACCTCGACATTCATGGCAAGGACAGTCCCGCTTCGATCGTAAATGGCCCCCCGCTCCGCCTCGATCGAAACATGCTTCTCGTGCTCGCGTTCGGCCCTCTTCGACCATTCGTCGTGCTGGAACACCTGCAACACGACGAGGCGAACCGAAACGAGAAGGAATCCGACCGTCAAAAGAGAAGAGACCAGAAACAATGCAGCCATTCCCCCACGTTTATTTCTGGAGGAACCGGGCACAAGCCTCTCCCCGGGGGTGGAGCGTTTGAAAATCATTGCGCTCTTCCTCCCTTCCCTTCCGGGGCTTCCCTTCCGTCTTTTGCTTGCCGGATATAGACGCGCTGTTCAGGAAGGATCGGAGACATTTTCAACTGACGCGCGGCAATTTGCTCAACCCGTTCGATCGCACTTAAGCTCTCCGCCTCGACCAAGAGGGTTTGATGAATACGGCGCAACTCCGCCTTCTGCTGGTGGAGCTGCTCGATCTCATAGCCAAGATGGATCATCTGGTTGCGCTGCCAGAGGGAGAGAAAAACAAAAAAGAGAATCGCCCCTCCCAGAATGAAGAAGGCAATCCGTGACTCCAATTGGCGAAACCACTCGTTCATGCGGCCCTCTCAAGGGCGCGGAGTTTGGCGCTTCGCGCCCTCGGATTCCGCGCAATCTCCTCTGGTCCCGCCTGGATCGGCTTCTTGTAAAGATTCACGAAACGGCGCGGCTCCTGCATCGCCCATTTCTTGAACGTCTGCTTGACGAGCCGATCCTCCAGGGAATGGAATGAAATGACGACCAGCCGCCCTCCTACCGCCAGCAGAGAGACGGCCGTTTCCAAGCCGGCTTCCAGTTGCGCCATCTCTTGATTGACGACCATCCGGAACGCCTGAAAGGTCCTCGTCGCCGGGTGGATTCGGCCGTGGCGCTCTTTTGCAGGATACGCCCGCCAAATCGCCCCCTCCAGCTCTTCCGTTCGGGTGATCGGTCCGCTCTCCGATCGAAAACGGATGATCGAGGAGGCGATCCGCTTGGCCCATCGCTCCTCTCCATACGTCCGGATAATCTCGACCAGTTCGTGTTCGGTGGCGCGATTGACCCAATCGGCCGCCGTTTCTTTTTCCGTTTGGCTCATCCGCATATCGAGGGGACCCGGTTTCTGAAATGAGAATCCTCGCTCCGGCCGATCCAATTGGAGAGAAGAGATCCCGAGGTCGAAAAGAAGACCATCGACCTCCTTCAGATTGAGTTCCGCCGCAATGCTCGAGAGTTCATTGAAAGAACCTTTACGAAGAATGATCCGATCGCGGTAAGGATGAAGCCGTTTTTCCGCCAAGGCAAGCGCCTCCTCATCCCGATCGAGTCCGACGACCCGTCCTTCGGGATTTGTCGCGGCAAGGATCGCCTCCGTATGACCTCCCAATCCAACGGTGCAATCGAGATAGCGTTTTCTTCCGTTTGGTTTGCAGTCCAAGGCGATGAGAACCTCTTCGACGAGAACAGGCTGGTGGATCCGCCCCCCTTCATCTTCTCTTTCCGAGAAACTCGGTTCGACCATTGCTGCGAGCACTTGTTGAATCGCCTTGAAGGGTTTTTACTTCTCGATGGCGCTCGGATCACAAATTCTATCGAAATCTTTACACGGAGTGGAAAGCGATTTCAAAACTGATTTTCAGGAGAATCGTGGATGTCGGCTCGCCCGCTCACATCCCCAAGCTGGCCAACGCCTCCTGAATTCGCTCGCTGTTTTCGGTCACGAGCGCCTCATTCTCCTGCCATTTTTGCGGGCTCCAAATCTCGAATCGATTTTCAATTCCGACGACAAGGACGTCGCCGTTGACCTGCGCATATTCCCGGAGCGGCGGAGAAAGAAGGATCCGCCCTTGTTTGTCGAGCGGACATTCGGTCGCGCGGGAATAAAAAAATCTTAAAAAATTCTTGACCCCTTTGTCCATGGTCGGCAGCTTTTTCGCCTTCTCGGTCATTACGTTCCACTCTTGAAGCGGATATGCCGCCAGGCACCGATCGAGATCGGTGGTGATGATGACGGTGCCGTTGGAGTAGGCGTTCAAAAACTCCCTAAACTTTACCGGGATACTCAATCGCCCTTTCGCGTCAATCGTATGCTGGTATTTCCCCAGGAACACGCTACCCCCTCAGCGAAACCCCACTTCATCCCACTTTGGGGGGAATTATACCCCAGCTTTCCACTTTGTCAAGAGAAAAAGGGCCGATGTCCCAAAAGGTTATACCGGGTAGACATGAGGAGGGAGGCGCTGACAGAAAGCGACCAGAATGTTATCGAAATATTTGATTCGGAAGTGTTTTTTCTGAGCGTTCTGAGACGATCGGGCGTTTTCAGGCGGTGGATGAGGGACCAGCTGTTGGGCGTTGACCGATCAGCTCCCCCTATAGGTAGAACCCCAAATTGAAGTATGCGTTAGAACCGTCCTCCAAAAAATATTCTCGACATTCTCACATCGATCCTTACTCTCCGAGATATTCTTAGTCATTTCCTCTAATCGTCAAATATTTTTCTTATCGCGGCACGATTGAAAATAAAATGAAGCTCCTCCCATGCAGCTTCATCGTCATCTAAAAGCGGCTAAAATGCCTTGACATTCGAGATGCTTATTTGATAAGTTTCCATATTCCTCAATAAGTTGGCTACTATATAACACTGATTTAAAATGGCTGTCAAGAAAGCGGCATGATGCGCGTTAAAATCAATGGAAAACAAGAAGAAGTTCAAGAGACAACGCTTTCAGATCTGCTCAAGGCAAAGAATATCGAGCCCCGAATGGTCACCGTTGAATTGAACGCCAAAATGGTCGATCGATCCAGCCTGGATCAAACCCGCATCCGCGAGGGAGATGAGATCGAATTCCTCTTTTTCATGGGGGGCGGATCCGAGACAAAATTGCTTTAAACCATTCCAGTTAGGAATCTCATGAAATCACATCCGAATGTCACCGAATTAATTGGGCGAACCCCGATGGTTCAATTGAACCGGTTCGCCGACGATGAAAGCGCCCGCCTCTTTGCAAAGGTCGAATTCTTCAATCCCGGTGGAAGCGTGAAAGACAGAATCTGCCTCAGCATGATCGAGGCGGCCGAGCAGTCCGGGAAGCTCCGGCCGGGGGGAACGATGGTAGAGCCGACCAGCGGCAACACCGGAATCGGTCTCGCCCTGGTCGCCGCGGTCCGCGGATACAAGTTGATTCTCGTCATGCCCGAATCGATGAGCATGGAGCGGGCCAGCCTGCTCTCTTCCTACGGCGCCCAACTTGTCCTCACCCCCGCCTGGGAGGGGATGCGCGGCGCCATCAAAGAGGCGGAGAGCATTATCGAGCAAAACCCAAATTACTTCATGCCGAATCAGTTCTCGAACCCTGCGAATCCTGAGGTCCACCGGAAGACGACCGGGCCGGAGATCCTGGAAGCGCTGGACGGAAAGGTCGATGCCTTTGTCGTCGGGGTCGGGACGGGCGGGACGATTACCGGGGTTGGCGAAGTGCTCAAGGCGAAGAATCCGAAGACGATGATTGTGGCGGTCGAGCCGTCCGCCTCGCCGGTCCTCTCCGGCGGGGAGCCGGGTCCGCAT contains:
- the murG gene encoding undecaprenyldiphospho-muramoylpentapeptide beta-N-acetylglucosaminyltransferase — protein: MRVVIAGGGTGGHLYPGIALAQTFQKIESNAKVLFVGTAQGMEAKLLPEKGFLFAAISAKGFVGKGITGRLKSLFLVPVGLIQSISILRDFSPQLVIGIGGYAAGPVLLAAVLLKIKRVILEPNLVPGLANKLVAPWVDLAVIAFEETRAYLRTNRFLRAGVPVRPEIVQSKSTTRSDKKTLLILGGSQGAQSINRAMVAALPHLGQEKGSFQIIHQTGKRDWEEVKEAYERSGLSARVEPFIHDMAAVYSEADLVVSRAGAGTLSELGAVGKPSLLVPYPLATGHQEKNAAAFVSAGAAEMILDRDLDGRRLAERIVFLLSDPKRLSEMAGAARRQGHPHSAEEIVEACYQLVGAEGSGSKHVS
- the murF gene encoding UDP-N-acetylmuramoyl-tripeptide--D-alanyl-D-alanine ligase, coding for MWSVEEITIGSGGERRGNASVEVTGVSIDTRTLRPGDLFVAVKGPRFDGHDFVAQALEQGASGAIVSRPEFQAREVAWRPLLDRHFLTLVDDPLTALQALATWHRMRFDVPLIGVTGSNGKTTTKEMIAAILSRRGPVLKTEGNLNNHLGLPLSLLRLDASHRAAVLEIGISLKGEMRRLCEIARPTVGLITNIGPAHLEFLGSIEGVAEEKGSLFEAVRPDGTAIINLNDPHLAPWENRLSNSLGNKAPTRKWTFALDAPADVTATEIRPEGAEIGFLLTLRRTGEAGRIHLATSGRHQVANALGAAAVACALGYRLEEIREGLAAFRPVALRAEVLEVEGKTILLDAYNANPASMKAAIEMLAAFPRRVGGSSRKIALLGDMLELGTFSEAAHRGIGEAAAQNGIDLLIAVGRWAGAMAEGASQAGMAGEKISAHADLPSLQKVFLSSVRKGDVLLIKGSRGMRMETVLAWLGVERSDRGKRAETLPQERGKG
- the mraY gene encoding phospho-N-acetylmuramoyl-pentapeptide-transferase, encoding MLYHLLYPLHTTYSFFNVFRYITFRTIYAIVTALVISFLIGEVVTEFLRRYQIGQQIRSDGPKSHMSKSGTPTMGGILILIAMVGSTLLWADLTNRYVWLVLTATMGFGAIGFMDDYLKCIRKNTKGLLPRYKFSLQILVALIIALGVYRSAAYSPILSVPFFKNITPDLGALYIPFAILVIVGASNAVNLTDGLDGLVIGPITVTAVAYTIVAYVTGHKTFSEYLLIPYIEGAGELSVFCGAMIGASLGFLWYNAYPASIFMGDVGSLPLGGALGTVAVISKHELLLALVGGIFVMEALSVIFQVASFKSSGKRVFLMAPIHHHFELKGWKEPKIVVRFWIVSIILALLSLSTLKLR
- the murD gene encoding UDP-N-acetylmuramoyl-L-alanine--D-glutamate ligase → MTRNGVALKESFKGKRVTVVGMGASGMAAASLLVREGADVLVVDDRQKAVPSSLSSLSQGGREAGSLHFRLGGRREEDLLSSELVVLSPGVPLKTLPLKELQARRVPVIGEIELASTFLSALSAPIIAITGTNGKSTTTTLVGEILKGWGWKVFVGGNLGTPLSEAVAGTWDFIVAELSSFQLETIQTFRPRIAALLNVTPDHLDRYPDFQSYQAAKWRLFENQSEGDYAVLNQDDPATMPPTLSGSAVSFSRLVIPKRGVYLHWREGEIVSNLWGEPDPVIRVESLKIKGSHNIENAMAAIAVTLLCGCSPEGIRQALMNFKGLPHRMELVREVRGVKYINDSKGTNVGAVIKSIEGLTVPVILIAGGKDKESDFTPMRELMLKKVKRLILLGEAQEKIARCFSDHPAVERAGSMEQAVERAAASAAAGEIVLLSPGCASFDMFRDYRHRGEVFRQAVEGLPS
- a CDS encoding UDP-N-acetylmuramoyl-L-alanyl-D-glutamate--2,6-diaminopimelate ligase; this encodes MKLNDWLTLFSTVAVSGKTDLEIGSIASDSRNVAPGGLFVAVAGSKQDGRRFISEAIEHGATVVVAEGPVTTPASTLNATSRKEDRPITYIQVSDARQALAHLSSYFYGNPTDGLHLIGVTGTNGKTTTTFLIQALLRTAGFNTGLIGTVRFDLGNAVRPATHTTPGPMELQALFAEMRGAGATHAVMEVSSHALDQGRVEGCWFDTAIFTNLTQDHLDYHGTIEAYFAAKRKLFDQAGTTLVNLDDPWGRRIREEIPGRCWGYGISERGQFYPKSMEIGPGGIRMTVASPMGEMEIRSPLVGRYNVYNLLAAIGAGAALELSKESIIAGVAVMAGVPGRFEKIDAGQPFLVIVDYAHTEDALDRLLQAVSDLQPRRIITVFGCGGDRDRGKRPKMGAVSARHSDVTVLTSDNPRSEPPMAIIQEIEAGLRSADSSVEYQVIPDRREAIERAVRLAAEGDAVVIAGKGHEDYQIIGSERLRIDDREVARTALTARVGRE
- the ftsW gene encoding putative lipid II flippase FtsW translates to MRRRRTPGDRLLLMIALFLGVVGLVMIYSASGILAGKNYQDSAFFLKRQFLWMGIAFFSFLIVSRIPLDHLRDWVAPMTIVVFALLIAVLLPGIGSEVNGSRRWIRLGPAAFQPSEAAKLFTVIYLSHYVVKKGDRIRDFLEGLAPALVVIGLQVALILVEPDLGMTVTILALATLLLFLGGVSFKHLASLGLLMIPLVLYWIFKTPYRRERVMSYLNPWSDPSASGFQMIQSYLALGSGGIFGNGLGEGRQKLFFLPEPHTDFIFALIGEELGLIGTLSLLLLYVFLLWKGTRIAWSVEDPFHRMLAMGTTLMMTLPALMNMGVVTGLLPTKGLALPFVSYGGSSLLMNWVAMGLLYNVSRSAAPYRARTGARGLAAEGGRA